One window of Saccharopolyspora phatthalungensis genomic DNA carries:
- a CDS encoding choice-of-anchor C family protein — MRTYLAAATAAVVIGGAGTLAAAPAFASPRAISHFDDGSFETPTVAVSTFDTFSAGQSFGPWRVTSGTIDLIGEGFWQAAEGGQSVDLNGTSAGAISQTFTTVPGTTYTVAYSLAGNPGGQALKTGKVLIDGQNFQDFSFDTTGKTTTDMGYVRRQVTFVATKASTTLTFASTTPNSAWGPAVDDVTVQPCPPVPCCG; from the coding sequence ATGCGAACCTATCTCGCTGCTGCCACTGCGGCAGTCGTGATTGGCGGTGCCGGCACCCTGGCGGCGGCACCGGCCTTCGCCTCGCCTCGCGCGATCAGCCACTTTGACGATGGCAGTTTCGAAACCCCAACCGTGGCAGTGAGCACGTTCGACACCTTCTCGGCGGGGCAGTCCTTCGGGCCGTGGCGGGTGACGAGCGGGACTATCGACCTGATCGGTGAAGGGTTCTGGCAGGCCGCCGAGGGCGGCCAATCCGTCGACCTCAACGGCACCAGTGCGGGGGCTATTTCCCAGACCTTCACGACGGTCCCGGGTACGACGTACACGGTGGCGTACTCCCTGGCCGGAAACCCCGGCGGGCAGGCGCTGAAGACCGGCAAGGTCCTCATTGACGGGCAGAACTTCCAAGACTTCTCCTTCGACACCACCGGAAAGACAACGACGGACATGGGCTACGTGAGACGGCAGGTGACCTTTGTGGCCACCAAGGCGTCCACGACGTTGACGTTCGCCAGCACCACACCCAATAGTGCGTGGGGCCCGGCGGTGGACGATGTCACAGTCCAGCCCTGCCCTCCGGTCCCTTGCTGCGGCTGA